DNA from Acetomicrobium sp. S15 = DSM 107314:
CTTGAGAGATCCGGCCTGAAAGGGCTCGAGCAGCCCCTAAATTCCGTCATGACGAAGGCGCCCAAGACCATCGCCCCCGACGAACTGGCAGCCAAAGCCGTCCTCCTCATGGAGGAAAACGAGATCTCGGTCCTCGTTGTCGTCGAGGGGGATCGTCCTGTCGGCATAATCCACCTCCACGAACTCTTGAAGGCGGGGGTGGCATGAAATTAAGCCTCCGTGCCTATTCGGCCATAGTCTCGTCGCTCTACTGCGCGGGCTATCCATACCTCGCTTGGCGCTACAGGGAAGGTTTCGCCCAGCGGCGCGGTGTCTATGAGCCGTCTTTGGCCGGAAGCTTGAAGGGTGCGCGCCCGATTTGGGTGCACGCCGCCTCCGTGGGCGAGGTGCAGGCGGCCTTCCCTCTGATTAAAGCGATGCGCTCCGCTCTCATCGGCCCGATAATCCTCTCCACGGTGACTCCCACCGGTAAGGCCATGGCGCAGAGGCTTTGCGGCGGCATGATAGACGCACATATCTACTACCCCTGGGACGTGCCTTGGATCGTCAGACGCTCCCTTAGTGCCCTTCGCCCCAAGGCCTACGTGGCCGTGGAGGCCGAGATATGGCCCCTCTTTTTGTCGGAGCTGGCCGAGCGCGAGGTCCCCGCCTTCCTGGTCAACGGGCGCTTCTCCGACCGCTCTTTTGAAAAAGCCCGAAAAAGCCCGGCCTTCTGGCTTAAAGTGCTCGGGTCTTTTAGGTTTCTCATGGTGAGGGGGGAAACCGACAGAGAGCGCCTCCTTTCGCTCGGCGTGGACGGAAAGAAGGTGATAGCCCTCGGAGACTGCAAAATCGACGCCCTCGTCGAAAGGCAAAAGGAAGTCGATCTGCCCTCTTTGAGGCGAAGGCTCTTTTTGGGCCCCGACGACATCTGCCTGGTGGCCGGGAGCACCCACGAGGGAGAAGAAGAGGTCGTCTTTAGGGCCTGGGAGGAGGTGAGGCGCCGCTTCCCGTGCCGCCTCATCGTGGTGCCCCGTCACCCGGAGCGTTCGCCGAAGGTCTTAAAAGAAGCGGAACGTTTCGGCAAGGCGCTCTTATTGACGCAAATCTCCCCCGGTTGGGATATACTGGTAGTCGATGCCGTCGGATATCTCTTCGACCTCTACGGCCTTGCCCGTGCGGCCTTCGTGGGGGGGAGCCTCGTCCCCAGGGGAGGACAAAACGTCTTGGAGCCTGCCTGTTGGGGCATCCCCGTTTTTTGCGGACCTCACATGGAGGATTTTGCCGCGCCCGTTGATGAGCTTTCGCGCCTGGGCGCGCTGAAAGTGATTTCAAACGAAAGCGAGCTGGCTCAAGGGTGGGTCGGCTCTCTCGCCGCTCCTGACGGCGATTTTAAAAGAAGCGTAGAGCGATATTTCACCCCTGGCGCCGCAGTCAGGGCGTGGGAGATCATAAGATCGAGCCTCTGAAAAAGGAAGTGATGACTGTGCAAAGCTTTTCCATGCGCCTCTCGGGTCGCGTCCTATTCGGTCCCGGGACCGTGGCCCGGTTGGGCGACATTGCGCGCACCTTCGGCGCCGAAAAAGCGCTCGTCGTCTCCGACCCAAACGTCGAGCGGCTCGGGCACGTGAATCGCGTCTGCGAGCTGCTGCAAAAAGCCGGGATAAAGGTGCGCGCCTTCGCGGAGGTGGAGCCAGACCCGTCTGTCGAGACGGCTGACAAAGCCGCCGACGTCGCTAAGGATTTCGGCGCCAGCCTCATCGTCGGCATAGGCGGAGGCAGCTCGCTCGATATAGCTAAGGCCGCGAGCGTCCTCGTCACCAACCCTGGGGGCGCCGCCTCCTATCAAGGCCTCGGCCTGGTCAAAAATGCGGGCCTGCCCAAGGTTTTGATCCCCACCACCGCCGGAACGGGGAGCGAGGTCACGTTTACGGCCGTGCTCATCAGGAAAAAAGAGGGTATAAAGGCCGGCATCAACGACGAAAAGCTCTATGCCGACTATGCCATCCTGGACCCGGAGCTCACCCTGTCCCTCCCTCCCCGCGCCACCGCCTCCACGGGCATGGACGCTTTCATCCACGCCTTCGAGGCGTATGTGGGCAAGAGCGCCACGCCTTTCAGCGACATCTTCGCCGAGTCCGCAATAAAGAGGGTGGGCAGGTGGCTTCGCGTGGCCACGTGGGATGGAAGAAACTTGGAGGCCAGGTGCGAGATGGTGCTCGCTTCCTACTACGGCGGTGCCGCGCTGGCGAACGCCGGGGTAGGGGCCTGCCACGCACTCTCTTATCCCTTAGGGGGTATTTTCGGCGTCCCTCACGGCCTCGCCAATGCCCTGCTGATATCGTATGTGACGCGCCACAGCGTCATGGCAAACCCCGAGCGCTATGCTAAAGCGGCCATTCTGTTGGGAAGAGAGTGCGGTGCGTCTCTGAGGGACGCGGCTCTGTCGTGCGTCGAGGCCCTCGAAGAGCTCGTCTCGGACCTCGGTCTGCCTCGCACTTTGAAAGATTTGGGGATAAAGATAGAAGAAGGGCGCCTTCGGGAGATGGTCAAGGGAGCCATGGCTGTGGATCGTCCCATGGCCAACAACCCGAGGCCTTTCGACGAAGAGCTCTGCGCAAAAGTATATAAGGAGGCGATAGGGTAATGCCGGCATATGAGCTTTACGGGCAGGAGGAGATCGACGCAGTCGTAGATGTGCTGCAGCGCAAGATAGTACATCGCTACTCGTCTCACGAAGCGAGGGGTGGCATTTACAGGGCGAAGGAGTTTGAGGATGTCGTGGCCCGCGCGGTGGGCGCCAAATACTGTCAGGCCGTGAGTAGCGGCAGCGCAGCGCTCTACGTGGCGCTCAAGGCCTTGGGGGTCGGGCCGGGCGACGAAGTGATAACGTCGGCCTTCACCTTCATAGCGAGCATCGAAGCGATATTGGAGTGCGGTGCAGTCCCCGTCCTGGCGGACATAGACGAAAGCCTTAACTTAGACCCCGAGTCCGCCGAGGACGCCATCAGCGAAAAGACCAAGGTGATCATGCCGGTTCACATGTATGGCGCGGCCGCCGACATGGAGCGCTTCCGCGAGCTATGCGACCTCTACGGCCTCTACCTCTTGGAGGACGCGTGTCAGGCCCTCGGCGCCACGTATAAGGGCAAAGGATGCGGCACCCTTGGCGATTGCGGCACCTACAGCCTCGACCCGAATAAGGTTATCTCCGTCGGCGAGGGCGGGCTCATCGTCACCGACGACGAGGAGCTGTATCGCA
Protein-coding regions in this window:
- a CDS encoding iron-containing alcohol dehydrogenase codes for the protein MQSFSMRLSGRVLFGPGTVARLGDIARTFGAEKALVVSDPNVERLGHVNRVCELLQKAGIKVRAFAEVEPDPSVETADKAADVAKDFGASLIVGIGGGSSLDIAKAASVLVTNPGGAASYQGLGLVKNAGLPKVLIPTTAGTGSEVTFTAVLIRKKEGIKAGINDEKLYADYAILDPELTLSLPPRATASTGMDAFIHAFEAYVGKSATPFSDIFAESAIKRVGRWLRVATWDGRNLEARCEMVLASYYGGAALANAGVGACHALSYPLGGIFGVPHGLANALLISYVTRHSVMANPERYAKAAILLGRECGASLRDAALSCVEALEELVSDLGLPRTLKDLGIKIEEGRLREMVKGAMAVDRPMANNPRPFDEELCAKVYKEAIG
- a CDS encoding DegT/DnrJ/EryC1/StrS family aminotransferase codes for the protein MPAYELYGQEEIDAVVDVLQRKIVHRYSSHEARGGIYRAKEFEDVVARAVGAKYCQAVSSGSAALYVALKALGVGPGDEVITSAFTFIASIEAILECGAVPVLADIDESLNLDPESAEDAISEKTKVIMPVHMYGAAADMERFRELCDLYGLYLLEDACQALGATYKGKGCGTLGDCGTYSLDPNKVISVGEGGLIVTDDEELYRRMEYYHDHGHIHDESIDRGAEGKACLGFNFRISEIQGALGLAQIKKLPRAIESLRSNKKRILEAVGDLDLVTLRDLPDRDGEIATQLVLLLPDEGSARAFQKASKEAGAGCSVLADNTWHYAKHWKTLREGTTYSRLRCPFDCVYAEDLPSYRPIEWVQTDDILSRAVMYGLNIVMGDEDVERMAKAIKAGLKVAY
- a CDS encoding 3-deoxy-D-manno-octulosonic acid transferase — encoded protein: MKLSLRAYSAIVSSLYCAGYPYLAWRYREGFAQRRGVYEPSLAGSLKGARPIWVHAASVGEVQAAFPLIKAMRSALIGPIILSTVTPTGKAMAQRLCGGMIDAHIYYPWDVPWIVRRSLSALRPKAYVAVEAEIWPLFLSELAEREVPAFLVNGRFSDRSFEKARKSPAFWLKVLGSFRFLMVRGETDRERLLSLGVDGKKVIALGDCKIDALVERQKEVDLPSLRRRLFLGPDDICLVAGSTHEGEEEVVFRAWEEVRRRFPCRLIVVPRHPERSPKVLKEAERFGKALLLTQISPGWDILVVDAVGYLFDLYGLARAAFVGGSLVPRGGQNVLEPACWGIPVFCGPHMEDFAAPVDELSRLGALKVISNESELAQGWVGSLAAPDGDFKRSVERYFTPGAAVRAWEIIRSSL